From Campylobacter pinnipediorum subsp. caledonicus:
ATGGTGAATATACTAGTTTTGGAACTCTTAGTGAAGGCATAGAAAAAAATGGGCTTGAACTTAAAAAAGGTTCGCTTCAATATATTCCAAACTCTACAATACATTTAAATGAGTCTGAAATGGTAGATATAGAAAAGCTTCTTGATAAGTTAGAAGACGATGATGATGTTCAATCAGTATATACAAATATAGAATAATAAAAAATTAGGAGATAAAATGAGAGAAGAATTAAAAGTTTATGATATAAATTTAGATGAACTAAAGAAAAATGAATTTGCTGTATTGCATACCGAAAAAGGCGATATAAAGCTTGAGCTTTTCCACGAAGAAGCACCACAGGCTGTTATGAATTTTGTAAGTTTGATAAACTCAGGATTTTATAACGGATTAAATTTTCATAGAGTGATTAAAAACTTTGTAATACAAGGTGGTTGCCCTCATGGAAATGGAATGGGTGGACCAGGATATAGAATCAAATGCGAATGTGATAATCAAAATGTAAGACACGAAAGAGGAAGTCTTTCTATGGCTCACGCTGGTAGAGATACTGGTGGTTCTCAGTTTTTTATATGCCATAGTGCTCAACCACATCTTGATGGCGTACATACTGTTTTTGGAAAATGTGCTGATAACGAAAGCTTGAAAGTTCTAGATAGTATAGAAGCTATGAATAAGATAGTTTCAGCTGAAATTTTATCAAAATAATGATTTTTGCAAACTTTGTCAATAAAAGACAGAACAGTAAAATCCTAAAGATTTTTACAAGTCTTGCTTTCTGGGTTATATTTGCTATTATAGCTGGTATTGTTGTTGGGATACAATTTCCAGACATAGGAGTTGGCAGTAAGCCTGGGATTGATTATTTTATAAAGACTCTAAAACTTCTTATAGGGCCAATTATATTTTTAACAATAGTTTCTGGGATAGTTGGTCTTGAGAGTTTAAAAGAGCTTGGTAGTATAGGTTTAAAATCGTTTATATATTTTGAGATAGTAAGCACGCTAGCTTTGTCTATTGGTATATTTTTTGGAGAAACAATAAAACCTGGACATGGCATGCATCTTGATTGGACAAAGCTTGATGCTAGTAGTGTTGATAAATATACACATATAGATAGAGATGTTGGCTCTATGTGGTCTATATTAAAAAGTGCCGTTCCTAGCGATCCTATAAGTCCTTTTATATATTCAAATACTCTGCAAGTGCTTTTTATGGCTCTTGTGGTTGCAATATTTTTGTCATTTTTAAACCCAACTCGTAAAAAACAATGTTTAAAACCTCTGGAATTTATACAACATTATGTTTTAAAACTACTTAGTTTTTTAATGCTTTTTAGCCCTATAGCTGCATTTTCTGCTATGGCGTATTTGATTGGAAAATTTGGCATAGGTTCTTTGCTTGGAATGATGGAACTGCTTGCTGTAATGGCATTATCTAGTTTGTTTTTTATATTTGTGGTTTTGGGTATTATATGCTATTTTGCTAAGATAAATATATTTAAATTTATGAGGTTTATTGCCAAAGAAGTTTTAGTTGTATTTGCAACTAGTTCAAGTGAAACAGCCTTAGGACCACTTATGCAAAAACTGGAGAATGCTGGTATAAATCGTGGTGCTGTAGGACTTATAATACCTACTGGCTACTCTTTTAATTTAGATTGCACAAATATATATCTTAGCTTAAGTGTGATATTTTTGGCTCAAGCTTTTGATGTGCCTCTTAGTTTTGAAAACCTTATTAGTGTTCTCATTGTTTTAATGATAACAAGTAAAGGCGCAGTTGGAGTAACTGGATCTGGTTTTATTGTTTTGGCCGGAACACTTGCTGCTTTACCAAATACCGGTATACCTGTTGTTGCTGTTTCTGTTTTACTTGGTGTTGATAAATTTATGTCAGAAATGCGTGCTGTTGGAAATTTATGCGGTAATGCCGTTGGTTGTGCTGTCATATCCATGTGGGATAAAAAAGTCGATCTTGCAAAATTTAAGTATGCTCTTGATAATCCTAAGGAATTTGAGTTTAAAGTTTAAATAAAGGAATATATATGAGAAGTATTAGAGATATTATGAATGAGCGTTATACGACAAAGGTATTTGATAGTAATAAGAAAATTTCTGATGAAGATTTTGATCAAATAGAAAGTATTTTGGAATTAACACCAACTAGTACAAATTTACAACCTTTATATTTTGTGATAGCAAGTAATGATGAAAGTAAGGCTAGAATTTCTAAAGCTACACAGGGTCAGTTTGAGTTTAACTTAAAAAAGATCCAAAATGCTTCTCATATTATAGTTTTTTGTTCTAAGTGTTTTGTAGAAGATGCTCATTTGCAAAATGTAATAGAACAAGAAGATGCCGATGGTCGCTTTTTAAAGCCTGAGTTTAAAGACAAGGTTAGGCAAACTAGGGAATATTTTTTAAATTTTCATAGATTTGATTTAAAAGATGAAGCTCATTGGCATGCAAAACAAGCATATTTATCTTTGGGTAGCGTTTTGATGGCAGCTGCTACCCTTGGTATAGATACAACAGCTATAGAGGGCTTTGACTCCAATGCTTTAGATAATGAGCTTAAAATTAGAGAACTTGGATATACATCTCAAATTATCTTAGCCTTAGGCTATAAAAAAGAAAATGGAGATTTTAATTATACTCTTCCAAAATCTCGCCTGAAAAAGAATTTAATAATAAGAAAAAATTAATTTTTTATACTTTAAATATTGTAATTTTTTAGATTATGTCTCATATTGTAATTTAAAATTTTACAATATCTTTTTATTTTTATATCTTTAAGTTTCGATTATGTTTGTATTTTATAAAATCAAATTTCTAGTTTATTTATTTTAGATTATTTTGATTTTAAATCACAAGGATTCCTTTATGATAAATACAAAACGACTTAAAGAAGAGTTTCAAGAAATATCTAGATTTGGTGCTTTAAAAGATAAAGGAATTACTCGTTTAGCTTTTAGTAATGAAGATAAAGATGCTAGGGAATATCTCATAAAACTCATAAAACAATCCGGACTTAAAATAAAAATTGATAATGTTGGAAATATGTACGCTAGGTTTGATGATGTAAAAGAGCCAAATTTATCCGCAATTAGTGTTGGTTCTCATATAGATAGCGTTCCAAATGGTGGTTTTTATGATGGAACATTGGGTGTTATGTCTGGACTTGAAGCCATAAGAAGCATAAAAGAGAGTGGTCTTGAGCTAAAAAGACCATTGGAGCTTATCGTTTTTGTTTGTGAAGAGTCAAGTAGATTTAAAATGGCTACGATAGGTAGTAAAATAATAAGTTCAAAACTAGATATAGCAAAGCTTAAAGATTTAAAAGATGATAATGGTATAAGTGTTTTTGATGCTATGAAAAATTTTAATCTAAATCCAGAAAATTTACAAGAGTGCATTTTAAAAAATGGCACATACCTAGCATACCTAGAGCTTCACATAGAACAAGGTCCAGTTCTTGAAAGGCATAATATTCCTGTTGGTTTGGTTAGCGGGATTGCAGCACCTATAAGATATGAGTTAAAAGTTAAAGGAAAGGCTGATCATAGCGGTGCAACTCCCATGAATATGAGAAAAGATGCTTTGGTTTGTTCTAGTGAAATAATTTTAAATATAGAAAAACTCGCAAAAACACATAAAACATCGGTAGCCACCGTTGGATATGTAAAAACTTCTCCTGGAGTTTTAAATGTTATACCGCAAGAGTGTGTTTTAGGTATAGATATAAGGGATATAGATAGTTTGCAACTACAAAAACTTGATAGCGAAATTTATAATTGCATAGTAGAAATTTGTAAAAATAGGGCTTGTGATTTCGAACTTTTGCAACTTACAAAAGATACACCGGTTGTTTTAGATGAAAAAATAATAAAATTAATGAAAGAACAAGCAGAAAAATTAAAAATAAAAACTCTTGTATTGC
This genomic window contains:
- a CDS encoding peptidylprolyl isomerase — protein: MREELKVYDINLDELKKNEFAVLHTEKGDIKLELFHEEAPQAVMNFVSLINSGFYNGLNFHRVIKNFVIQGGCPHGNGMGGPGYRIKCECDNQNVRHERGSLSMAHAGRDTGGSQFFICHSAQPHLDGVHTVFGKCADNESLKVLDSIEAMNKIVSAEILSK
- a CDS encoding cation:dicarboxylate symporter family transporter gives rise to the protein MIFANFVNKRQNSKILKIFTSLAFWVIFAIIAGIVVGIQFPDIGVGSKPGIDYFIKTLKLLIGPIIFLTIVSGIVGLESLKELGSIGLKSFIYFEIVSTLALSIGIFFGETIKPGHGMHLDWTKLDASSVDKYTHIDRDVGSMWSILKSAVPSDPISPFIYSNTLQVLFMALVVAIFLSFLNPTRKKQCLKPLEFIQHYVLKLLSFLMLFSPIAAFSAMAYLIGKFGIGSLLGMMELLAVMALSSLFFIFVVLGIICYFAKINIFKFMRFIAKEVLVVFATSSSETALGPLMQKLENAGINRGAVGLIIPTGYSFNLDCTNIYLSLSVIFLAQAFDVPLSFENLISVLIVLMITSKGAVGVTGSGFIVLAGTLAALPNTGIPVVAVSVLLGVDKFMSEMRAVGNLCGNAVGCAVISMWDKKVDLAKFKYALDNPKEFEFKV
- the nfsB gene encoding oxygen-insensitive NAD(P)H nitroreductase, which encodes MRSIRDIMNERYTTKVFDSNKKISDEDFDQIESILELTPTSTNLQPLYFVIASNDESKARISKATQGQFEFNLKKIQNASHIIVFCSKCFVEDAHLQNVIEQEDADGRFLKPEFKDKVRQTREYFLNFHRFDLKDEAHWHAKQAYLSLGSVLMAAATLGIDTTAIEGFDSNALDNELKIRELGYTSQIILALGYKKENGDFNYTLPKSRLKKNLIIRKN
- a CDS encoding M20 family metallo-hydrolase is translated as MINTKRLKEEFQEISRFGALKDKGITRLAFSNEDKDAREYLIKLIKQSGLKIKIDNVGNMYARFDDVKEPNLSAISVGSHIDSVPNGGFYDGTLGVMSGLEAIRSIKESGLELKRPLELIVFVCEESSRFKMATIGSKIISSKLDIAKLKDLKDDNGISVFDAMKNFNLNPENLQECILKNGTYLAYLELHIEQGPVLERHNIPVGLVSGIAAPIRYELKVKGKADHSGATPMNMRKDALVCSSEIILNIEKLAKTHKTSVATVGYVKTSPGVLNVIPQECVLGIDIRDIDSLQLQKLDSEIYNCIVEICKNRACDFELLQLTKDTPVVLDEKIIKLMKEQAEKLKIKTLVLPSGAGHDAMHMKGIAYFVGMIFIPCKDGISHNVNEDINFDDAFKGAELLAKTMFSLANL